One part of the Vitis riparia cultivar Riparia Gloire de Montpellier isolate 1030 chromosome 8, EGFV_Vit.rip_1.0, whole genome shotgun sequence genome encodes these proteins:
- the LOC117919542 gene encoding cyclic dof factor 3-like: protein MNGGDLAVSRDPAIKLFGTTIQTQICSNSPKKSLDAPSEITKAEAEDPCAEDSRKPDGSSVSEDGKEEQQTQVQMSGLQVHKDQGETNSSGQEKVLKKPDKILPCPRCNSLETKFCYFNNYNVNQPRHFCKNCQRYWTAGGTMRNVPVGAGRRKNKHLASQYRQIMVSSDGVPTTVIEASDSSNQQILSCGETSTTFRPSTASGTVLKFGPEAPLCKSMETVLSIREQKRCAEMRTVNCGGNGEEPTSCTSSVSAPSFPENEFPENVGHKDRPSLPASRSEIHPQLHQPCYPVPPWAFPWNPGWTNVAPVAPPQCSSDTVYAPNNSNPNSVQWCSRPMLAVPGFCAPTIPLQLVPPSYWGCMPIWGAGTGNISLAGSNDCLSPSSSTSNSCSGNASPTLGKHSRDAQPAEEQKLEKCVLVPKTLRIIDPDEASKSSIWATLGIKPDQKAPISKGGIFKAFEPKSGAKTDLSDATQVLEANPAALSRSQTFKEST, encoded by the exons ATGAACGGTGGAGATTTGGCTGTGAGCAGAGACCCTGCTATCAAGCTCTTCGGCACCACGATTCAGACCCAGATTTGCTCCAACTCCCCTAAGAAATCATTG GATGCTCCCAGTGAAATAACAAAAGCTGAAGCTGAGGATCCATGTGCAGAAGACTCTAGAAAGCCAGATGGGTCTTCAGTTTCTGAGGATGGTAAGGAGGAGCAGCAAACTCAAGTGCAGATGAGTGGGCTGCAAGTGCATAAGGACCAGGGCGAGACCAATAGTTCAGGCCAAGAAAAAGTACTGAAGAAGCCAGACAAGATTCTCCCATGTCCGCGATGCAACAGTTTAGAGACAAAATTCTGCTACTTCAACAACTACAATGTGAACCAACCCAGGCACTTCTGCAAAAACTGCCAGAGGTACTGGACGGCAGGTGGAACAATGAGAAATGTTCCTGTTGGTGCTGGGCGGCGGAAGAACAAGCACTTAGCCTCCCAATATCGTCAGATAATGGTATCCTCTGATGGAGTACCCACTACTGTGATTGAGGCGTCAGACTCATCTAATCAACAAATTCTCTCATGTGGCGAAACTTCAACCACTTTTAGGCCTTCAACAGCAAGTGGAACAGTCCTAAAATTTGGTCCTGAAGCACCTCTATGCAAGTCCATGGAGACGGTGCTTAGTATCAGGGAACAGAAGAGATGTGCTGAGATGCGAACTGTCAATTGCGGAGGAAATGGGGAGGAGCCAACCTCATGTACATCTTCAGTGTCGGCTCCTAGTTTCCCAGAAAATGAGTTTCCTGAAAATGTTGGGCATAAGGACCGACCTAGTTTGCCTGCATCTCGTAGTGAGATTCATCCACAACTTCATCAGCCCTGTTACCCTGTTCCTCCATGGGCTTTCCCTTGGAATCCAGGTTGGACCAATGTAGCTCCTGTAGCACCACCTCAGTGCTCGTCTGACACTGTTTATGCTCCGAACAACAGTAATCCAAATTCAGTTCAGTGGTGCTCTAGACCAATGCTGGCAGTTCCTGGCTTTTGTGCACCAACCATACCTCTACAGCTTGTGCCTCCCTCATATTGGGGTTGCATGCCCATCTGGGGTGCAGGAACAGGGAACATCTCCTTGGCTGGATCCAATGACTGCCTGTCTCCCTCATCCTCCACGAGCAACAGTTGTTCAGGCAACGCCTCACCAACACTAGGCAAGCATTCCAGAGATGCACAACCAGCAGAGGAACAGAAGCTAGAGAAGTGTGTTTTGGTTCCAAAGACTCTCAGAATTATTGACCCAGATGAGGCTTCAAAGAGTTCTATCTGGGCTACATTAGGCATTAAGCCTGACCAGAAAGCACCCATATCAAAAGGCGGCATTTTCAAAGCATTTGAACCCAAGTCTGGAGCCAAGACCGATCTATCAGATGCCACTCAGGTACTAGAAGCAAACCCTGCAGCTCTGTCTCGCTCCCAAACATTCAAAGAAAGTACGTAA